From the genome of Hymenobacter sp. PAMC 26628, one region includes:
- the kduD gene encoding 2-dehydro-3-deoxy-D-gluconate 5-dehydrogenase KduD, with product MSSFSPFSLAGKRALVTGCSRGIGQAMAVGLAAAGADIIGVSASLPPSGSEAEQQVRALGREFRAYQADFSRREQVDAFIAQVQQDFPRIDILLNNAGTIRRAPAAEHADALWDEVLAINLDAPFRLAREIGRQMLAQGSGKIIFTASLLSFQGGVTVPGYAASKGAIGSLVKALANEWASRGVNVNAIAPGYVETDNTAALRQDADRSQGILARIPAGRWGRPEDFQGPAVFLASAAADYVHGTILTVDGGWMGR from the coding sequence ATGAGTAGTTTTTCGCCGTTCAGCCTGGCTGGCAAGCGGGCTTTGGTTACGGGCTGTAGCCGGGGCATTGGCCAGGCAATGGCCGTGGGCCTGGCGGCGGCCGGGGCTGACATCATCGGTGTGTCGGCCTCGCTGCCCCCCAGCGGCAGCGAGGCCGAGCAGCAGGTGCGGGCCCTGGGCCGGGAGTTCCGCGCCTACCAGGCCGATTTCAGCCGGCGCGAACAAGTTGACGCGTTTATTGCCCAGGTGCAGCAGGATTTCCCGCGCATCGACATCCTGCTAAACAACGCGGGCACCATCCGCCGGGCCCCCGCCGCCGAGCACGCCGACGCGCTGTGGGACGAGGTACTGGCCATCAACCTGGATGCCCCGTTCCGGCTGGCCCGCGAAATCGGCCGGCAGATGCTGGCCCAGGGCAGCGGCAAAATCATCTTCACGGCCTCGCTTCTGTCGTTTCAGGGCGGCGTGACGGTGCCCGGCTACGCGGCCAGCAAAGGAGCCATCGGCTCGCTGGTGAAGGCCCTGGCCAATGAATGGGCCAGCCGCGGCGTCAACGTGAACGCCATCGCGCCCGGCTACGTGGAAACCGATAACACCGCGGCCCTGCGCCAGGACGCCGACCGCAGCCAGGGCATTTTGGCCCGCATCCCGGCCGGGCGCTGGGGCCGGCCGGAGGATTTCCAGGGACCGGCCGTTTTTCTGGCCTCGGCCGCCGCCGATTACGTTCATGGTACCATCCTCACCGTCGACGGCGGTTGGATGGGAAGGTGA
- the kduI gene encoding 5-dehydro-4-deoxy-D-glucuronate isomerase — translation MTQSYASSPREVAAFSTAALRENFLIETIFEPGQVRLVYSHYDRLVVGGALPGTGPLLLPCPEALKAAYFLERRELGILNIGGAGRVLVDGIAYDLGAQDCLYVGRGAQAVDFRSLNASEPAKFYLLSAPAHAAHPTARRTQAEATPVRMGAAETANARTIYKYIYAEGIQSCQLVMGLTQLEPGSVWNTMPAHTHDRRTEAYLYFGLPENQRVLHLMGQPQETRPLWVSNEQAIISPPWSIHSGCGTSAYAFIWGMAGENREYTDMDPVPLHGLF, via the coding sequence ATGACCCAAAGCTACGCCAGCAGCCCCCGCGAGGTCGCTGCTTTCTCCACCGCCGCCCTGCGGGAAAACTTTCTCATCGAGACGATTTTTGAGCCCGGCCAGGTGCGGCTGGTGTACTCGCACTACGACCGCCTGGTGGTGGGTGGGGCCCTGCCGGGGACCGGGCCGCTGCTACTGCCGTGCCCCGAAGCCCTGAAAGCGGCGTATTTTTTGGAGCGCCGGGAGTTGGGCATCCTCAACATCGGCGGGGCCGGCCGGGTGCTGGTCGACGGCATCGCCTACGACTTGGGAGCGCAGGACTGCCTGTACGTGGGCCGCGGGGCGCAGGCCGTCGATTTCAGGAGCCTGAACGCCAGCGAGCCGGCTAAGTTCTACCTGCTGTCGGCCCCGGCGCACGCGGCGCACCCCACCGCCCGGCGCACCCAGGCCGAAGCCACGCCGGTACGCATGGGCGCGGCGGAAACCGCCAATGCCCGCACCATCTACAAGTACATCTACGCCGAAGGCATCCAGAGCTGCCAGCTGGTGATGGGCCTCACCCAGCTGGAGCCGGGCAGCGTGTGGAACACCATGCCCGCCCACACCCACGACCGGCGCACGGAAGCTTACCTCTACTTCGGCCTGCCCGAAAACCAGCGCGTGCTGCACCTGATGGGCCAGCCGCAGGAAACGCGCCCGCTGTGGGTGAGCAACGAGCAGGCCATTATCTCGCCGCCGTGGTCCATCCACTCGGGCTGCGGTACCAGCGCCTACGCTTTCATTTGGGGCATGGCCGGCGAAAACCGCGAATACACCGACATGGACCCCGTGCCCCTCCACGGACTGTTTTGA